The following proteins are encoded in a genomic region of Dioscorea cayenensis subsp. rotundata cultivar TDr96_F1 chromosome 8, TDr96_F1_v2_PseudoChromosome.rev07_lg8_w22 25.fasta, whole genome shotgun sequence:
- the LOC120267443 gene encoding DNA-3-methyladenine glycosylase 1-like produces MCNSKINGRPVLQPAGNRVPIEPGRMTKKPILKPIHSSPPLSPKSPLNLNTEKSVTSPANVQKASKKYSNSNVSVVLPLDSFSTDTAPGSIAAAQREQALLMHAQRKMKIAHYGRTHAKLEASKIVPIDHSSANATVLSTHEEKRCSFITPNSDPIYVAYHDEEWGVPVHDDKMLFELLVLTGAQVGLDWTTILKKRNDFRSEAFAGFDAETVSKFTERRIAAISINQGMDLGRVRGIIDNAKRILEVKKEFGSLDKYLWSFVNYNPIITNYKSCRKIPVKTSKSETISKDLVRRGFRFVGPTVIHSFMQAAGLTNDHLLHCPRHKLIN; encoded by the exons ATGTGCAACTCCAAGATCAATGGCAGGCCTGTCTTGCAACCAGCCGGAAACCGAGTCCCTATCGAACCCGGTCGAATGACCAAAAAACCAATACTCAAACCTATTCATTCATCTCCTCCACTTTCTCCAAAATCTCCACTAAATTTAAACACAGAGAAGTCAGTCACTTCTCCGGCCAATGTCCAAAAAGCGTCGAAAAAGTATAGTAATAGTAATGTTTCAGTTGTGCTTCCGCTTGATTCGTTCTCGACCGATACCGCCCCGGGCAGTATCGCCGCAGCTCAACGAGAGCAAGCTTTGCTCATGCATGCACAACGCAAGATGAAGATAGCTCATTATGGCCGGACTCATGCTAAACTTGAAGCTTCAAAGATTGTTCCTATTGATCATTCTTCAGCTAATGCTACTGTACTTTCTACTCATGAGGAGAAGAGATGTAGTTTCATCACTCCCAATTCAG atcCTATCTATGTTGCTTATCATGATGAGGAATGGGGTGTGCCTGTTCATGATGACAA GATGTTGTTTGAATTACTAGTCTTAACAGGAGCTCAAGTTGGATTAGATTGGACTACCATActgaagaaaagaaatgatttcAG ATCAGAAGCATTTGCTGGTTTTGATGCCGAAACTGTATCGAAATTCACCGAAAGAAGAATAGCAGCCATCAGTATAAACCAAGGCATGGACTTAGGCAGAGTTCGAGGAATTATCGACAATGCAAAACGAATTCTTGAg GTGAAGAAGGAGTTTGGCTCACTAGACAAGTATCTATGGAGCTTTGTAAATTACAACCCCATCATCACAAACTACAAATCATGCAGAAAAATCCCAGTCAAGACATCGAAATCAGAAACAATTAGCAAAGATCTTGTTCGAAGAGGCTTTCGATTCGTCGGTCCAAcagttattcattcattcatgcaAGCTGCTGGTCTTACCAATGATCATCTTCTCCATTGTCCTCGCCACAAGTTAATCAACtaa
- the LOC120267442 gene encoding metacaspase-4-like translates to MAKKALLVGCNYPGTKAELKGCINDVKRMRRCLIDRFGFSDEDITVLIDTDDSYTQPTGANVRRAITDLVRSARPGDFLFFHYSGHGTRLPAETGEDDDTGYDECIVPCDMNLITDDDFRDFVDEVPEGCRITIVSDSCHSGGLIDKSKEQIGESTKREDGDSGSGFDFKGLLKQTVKDAFETRGIHLPLGGHHHHRHHEAEDDDDSEATSDYRGHGYAKNRSLPLSTLIEILKQKTGKEDIDVGKLRPTLFDVFGEDASPKVKKFMNVIMNKLQHGEGSGGGGLLGMVGSLAQEFLKTKLEENDEDYVKPALNTKVHSKQEVYAGTKKRGLPDTGILVSGCQTDQTSADANLPSTGEAYGALSNAIQTILAEADGEISNHELVTRARKMLTKQGYSQRPGLYCSDDHVSAAFIC, encoded by the exons ATGGCAAAGAAGGCGTTGCTCGTCGGCTGTAACTATCCCGGCACCAAGGCTGAGCTCAAGGGCTGCATCAACGACGTCAAGCGCATGCGCCGATGCCTCATCGATCGCTTCGGCTTCTCCGATGAGGACATCACCGTGCTCATCGACACCGATGACTCTTATACGCAGCCCACTGGCGCTAACGTCCGTCGCGCGATCACCGATCTCGTCCGCTCTGCTCGGCCTGGGGACTTCCTCTTCTTTCACTACAGTGGGCATGGGACTCGACTTCCGGCCGAGACGGGGGAGGATGATGATACGGGTTACGATGAGTGCATCGTTCCTTGTGATATGAATCTCATCActg ATGATGATTTCAGAGATTTTGTGGATGAGGTACCAGAGGGTTGCCGTATTACAATTGTGTCAGATTCATGCCACAGTGGTGGTTTGATAGACAAATCCAAGGAGCAGATTGGTGAGAGCACCAAGCGCGAGGATGGTGATTCTGGGTCTGGATTTGACTTTAAAGGCCTTTTGAAGCAGACGGTTAAGGATGCATTTGAGACACGGGGAATTCACCTCCCGCTCGGtggtcaccaccaccaccgccatCATGAAGCAGAGGATGATGATGACAGTGAAGCTACTTCTGATTACCGAGGCCATGGCTATGCCAAGAACCGTTCCCTCCCTCTGTCCACACTGATTGAGATTTTGAAACAGAAGACCGGGAAGGAAGACATTGATGTAGGGAAGCTGAGACCGACATTGTTTGATGTTTTTGGTGAAGATGCAAGCCCCAAGGTAAAGAAGTTCATGAATGTGATCATGAACAAGCTCCAGCACGGTGAAGGCAGTGGAGGTGGTGGACTTCTGGGCATGGTTGGAAGCCTCGCACAGGAGTTCCTCAAAACCAAGCTAGAGGAAAACGATGAAGATTATGTGAAACCGGCATTGAATACCAAAGTACACAGCAAACAAGAAGTTTATGCCGGAACAAAGAAGAGAGGCCTTCCAGATACAGGCATTCTAGTTAGTGGCTGTCAGACAGATCAAACATCAGCAGACGCAAATTTGCCAAGTACCGGTGAAGCTTATGGAGCTCTTAGCAATGCAATCCAGACCATTCTTGCTGAAGCTGACGGTGAAATCAGTAACCATGAGCTCGTGACAAGGGCTCGGAAAATGCTGACCAAACAAGGGTATTCACAGCGCCCTGGTCTTTACTGCTCTGATGATCATGTTAGTGCTGCTTTCATTTGCTGA
- the LOC120267441 gene encoding uncharacterized protein LOC120267441, producing the protein MASSVARIPAADEWRVSTFSHPSFSNHLKLRVRIPSSDPDDDLNLNKDGVAVSASQSQRRLSRVVDRWTPREPREISSTIERQAHQAEISALTNISQPVSARAASFLRDTSPGLSECSGNSVDLPRNVRASSLIQMWREIEAESVPTPTPLSTADSGTNVIVSISSDEPSVISNDSEVYAGWDSDNAASEPANAPMLPESEGSRVGHIVKLLSSGSQKLSSEENGSDESEHLGGEGLFSGLTRLRIRRRYDIEGLMARMDQERRTELDTLKERQAVSRFSHRGRIQTLLRLMLLRREVSAEAQERHSSKPAELNQLQSRSTIVVLREKFNLKDQQEREVRTAENSGSSSHIELPINSQDSCDSGLNDQFPLDENVCEEALSSRDSESTPPEPNSPQSRNEDQHEGSPTPDFSWEERSLDGSNIDWGRPSNSSSHCWQAEAVIQEPEPYIPQNTLHTECTWMSTPNPNQWGDLVVSGRALADGFLENFSENVEIRELLQRRPVSTSLASDFRDRMDRLMLTLLRKQAQQCYYDENFAAEDEEQPVWRQNIEFHDANQVASSSLVPLPFQTVHHPGNWEQASVEMEAGNDLRSEITQIHNEIRELRKLVESCMEWQVRLQQHSIKPEVPASVSKSVKIQNTFSQFQLGTDKEKQLLHLL; encoded by the exons ATGGCCTCCTCCGTCGCCCGGATTCCCGCCGCCGATGAGTGGCGTGTATCCACCTTCTCCCATCCCTCCTTCTCGAACCACCTCAAGCTTCGCGTCCGCATCCCTTCCTCCGATCCTGATGACGATCTCAATCTCAACAAGGATGGCGTTGCGGTCTCTGCTTCTCAGTCTCAGAGACGGCTTTCTCGGGTTGTTGATCGATGGACTCCTCGTGAACCTCGCGAGATCTCTTCCACCATCGAGCGCCAGGCTCATCAGGCTGAGATCTCCGCTCTGACCAACATCTCCCAGCCGGTTTCGGCCCGTGCTGCTTCTTTCCTCCGTGATACCTCGCCGGGGTTGTCTGAGTGCTCTGGAAACAGCGTTGACTTGCCCCGTAACGTTCGCGCGTCGTCGTTGATCCAGATGTGGCGGGAGATCGAGGCTGAGTCTGTGCCCACTCCCACTCCTCTCTCCACCGCCGATTCGGGGACCAACGTTATTGTCTCTATTTCGTCCGATGAGCCCTCGGTTATCTCCAATGACTCTGAGGTTTATGCTGGTTGGGATTCTGATAACGCTGCGAGCGAGCCGGCGAATGCTCCAATGTTGCCGGAGAGTGAGGGGAGTCGGGTTGGACATATAGTGAAGCTGCTGAGTTCCGGCAGCCAGAAATTGAGCTCTGAGGAGAATGGGAGCGATGAGAGTGAGCACTTGGGTGGAGAAGGCTTATTTTCAGGGTTAACTCGTTTGCGGATTAGAAGAAGGTATGATATCGAGGGATTGATGGCGAGGATGGATCAAGAGAGACGCACGGAACTCGATACTCTGAAAGAACGGCAGGCAGTATCCCGGTTCTCGCATCGTGGTAGGATTCAG ACGTTGCTTAGGCTTATGCTCTTGCGACGAGAAGTATCAGCTGAAGCTCAGGAACGACACAGTTCAAAACCAGCAGAATTAAACCAATTGCAGAGTAGATCCACTATTGTTGTCTTAAG GGAGAAGTTTAACCTTAAAGACCAGCAGGAAAGAGAAGTCCGGACTGCTGAGAACTCTGGAAGCTCCTCACATATTGAGCTCCCAATTAATTCTCAGGATTCCTGTGATAGTGGCTTAAATGATCAGTTTCCGTTGGATGAGAATGTTTGTGAAGAAGCGTTGTCGTCAAGAGATTCAGAAAGCACGCCACCAGAACCCAACTCGCCACAATCTCGAAATGAAGACCAACATGAGGGAAGTCCAACCCCGGATTTCTCATGGGAGGAAAGAAGTTTGGACGGAAGCAATATTGACTGGGGCAGGCCTTCGAATTCTTCTTCACATTGTTGGCAAGCTGAGGCTGTAATACAGGAACCAGAGCCATATATTCCACAGAATACACTACATACAGAGTGCACCTGGATGAGTACTCCAAATCCAAATCAGTGGGGAGATTTAGTAGTAAGTGGCCGAGCTTTGGCCGATGGCTTTCTTGAGAATTTCTCTGAAAATGTGGAGATCCGTGAACTCCTGCAAAG AAGACCAGTTTCAACATCCCTTGCAAGTGACTTCCGGGACAGGATGGATAGGTTGATGCTGACTCTTCTACGCAAACAAGCTCAACAGTGTTATTATGATGAGAATTTTGCGGCAGAGGATGAAGAGCAACCTGTTTGGAGGCAGAATATTGAATTCCATGATGCCAATCAAGTTGCATCCTCATCATTGGTACCTTTACCATTTCAGACTGTTCATCATCCTGGGAACTGGGAGCAAGCTTCCGTG GAAATGGAGGCCGGAAATGATTTAAGAAGTGAGATAACTCAAATCCATAACGAAATCCGTGAACTGCGGAAATTGGTGGAAAGCTGCATGGAATGGCAAGTGAGGTTGCAACAACATTCTATCAAGCCGGAGGTTCCTGCCTCAGTTTCCAAGTCAG TCAAGATACAGAACACTTTCTCACAATTCCAACTGGGCACCGACAAAGAAAAGCAACTGTTGCATCTGCTATGA